The Candidatus Poribacteria bacterium genome includes a region encoding these proteins:
- a CDS encoding ABC transporter ATP-binding protein, with the protein MAHIKLENIVKRYGDVVAVKDFNLEVQDKEFVVFLGPSGCGKTTTLRLIAGLENPEEGDIFIDGQRVNDLSPADRDIAFVFQFYALYPHLSVYDNIAFPLKAVKLSKSEIDAQVKRVAGILQISDILHRKPSVLSGGEMQRVALGRAMVRQPKVYLLDEPMANLDAKIRVDTRAEIKRLQHEIGATTLFVTHDQVEAMSLADRIAVIHQGVLQQIGTPHEIYNKPESLFVAGFMGMPTMNLLDAETTVREGESLLRLCHTDVYFRLSPERQANTTSGAVENGLVFGIRPEHITAVGQSAGETIPADVHLVEPLGPVNILDIRLGTHSETQEPILLRVRTHPTFQVTAGDTVWLNFDEAEMHLFDRETEQAVWGK; encoded by the coding sequence ATGGCGCACATTAAGCTTGAGAATATTGTAAAACGCTACGGTGATGTCGTAGCCGTCAAGGATTTCAATCTGGAAGTTCAGGACAAAGAGTTCGTTGTTTTTCTGGGCCCCTCAGGCTGTGGCAAAACTACAACGCTCCGTCTCATCGCAGGTTTAGAAAACCCTGAAGAAGGCGATATCTTCATTGATGGGCAGCGTGTCAACGATCTCTCCCCCGCCGACCGCGACATCGCCTTTGTCTTTCAATTCTATGCCCTCTACCCACATCTGAGCGTCTACGATAACATCGCTTTTCCCCTCAAAGCCGTGAAGCTCTCGAAATCGGAGATTGATGCCCAAGTGAAGCGGGTGGCAGGAATCTTGCAGATATCCGATATACTCCATCGAAAGCCGAGTGTCCTCAGCGGTGGCGAGATGCAACGCGTCGCGCTCGGGCGCGCCATGGTGCGTCAACCGAAGGTGTATCTCCTTGATGAACCCATGGCGAATTTAGACGCGAAGATTCGCGTTGACACCCGCGCCGAAATTAAACGACTCCAACACGAAATCGGGGCAACGACCCTCTTTGTAACACACGATCAGGTCGAAGCCATGTCTCTCGCCGATAGGATTGCTGTTATCCACCAAGGGGTATTGCAGCAAATTGGCACACCGCATGAAATCTACAACAAGCCGGAAAGCCTCTTTGTGGCGGGATTTATGGGAATGCCCACTATGAATCTCCTTGATGCGGAAACTACCGTGCGGGAGGGGGAATCCCTACTCCGGTTGTGTCACACCGATGTCTATTTTCGCCTCTCTCCGGAACGACAAGCAAATACGACTTCAGGTGCGGTAGAAAACGGGTTGGTGTTCGGCATTCGTCCGGAACATATCACAGCGGTGGGTCAGTCGGCGGGAGAAACGATTCCTGCTGATGTGCATCTCGTTGAACCGCTCGGTCCCGTCAATATTCTTGACATCCGTCTCGGCACACATTCAGAGACCCAAGAACCTATTCTCCTTCGGGTCAGGACGCATCCGACGTTTCAGGTTACGGCTGGGGACACCGTCTGGTTAAATTTTGACGAAGCAGAGATGCATCTCTTTGACCGAGAAACCGAGCAAGCCGTCTGGGGAAAGTAG